The region ttctcacattttatGATGCTTCTTTCATAGCTGACATCAGGGCTGTTGCGTTCACTTTCTGGATTCGGGAACACTTTGCTGTCAAGCTGACCCAGGTCATTACGCTGATGTGCAGTGACTGGGCAGAAATTCTGCTTGTGGGCCAGGTAGTTTTCTACCTTATTGAAGCTGATCTTGCACACAGTGCACTCGTGATAGTCCAGCAGCCTTTTGGGAGACGTGGTTGTCCGCTCAGACTGGGATAAACACTTTTTGCTGAGATCTATGGGCACGTCCATCTCTAGGCAGGAAACACTGGAATGAGTAGTGTCACATTTGGAAACTGGAGCGCATTTGTTGATCGTCAGAGAAGTTTCCAAGTGCTTTGAGACAATGCCTGGAAAGATATCACATCTTGGGTGGTAGCACTCTCCTAACCCGTCTGTGGGTTCTTGAGTGGAGGTGCAAGGATTGCTGAGGTTGGCTACGTCAAGGAATCGCTGTTGGACCAGCGGAGGCCTTTGATCCTGCTCAGGTAGGCACATCTCATACATCTTTCTTCGCTTGCGCGTGCGCATGGTTCTTTGCATGGCAGGCACTTTGTTGGAAGCAGACCTCTTTAGCGGAGGGTCGTGGCGGGTAGCACAGTAATACTGTTTGTGGACCATGTATGTTTCATGCCGGCTGAAGGTAATGTTGCAAGCTTCACAGGTAGTCTTATTTGGGTCACTTTCCCCATCCACTAAGGGAACACTGGCATTTTTCACATCAACAGGTTTTCCATTAATTTTATCATCGTTGCTATTGGAAGTGGAGAGCTTCTTAGCTTGAGCTGAAAAGTCCTTGTCGTGACCCTTCCCACTTGGCCCAATTAAATCTAAAACAGTGGAAGAATTGATGCAGGAGGATGTTGGAAGAAGTGGATTCTCAGGATCAGCAGAATGAGCAGCTGGGTTGAGAAGGTTTATAGAGGTTTGGCCAGCATTAGGACTCACAGCCTCAGGCATCTTTTCTGAAACACCAGGGAACTCTGGGGACTTGGCCATCTGCTGCCATCGGCTGCTGCAGTAATGTTTTTTGTGCACTAGATAATTATCCAAGTTATTGAATGTTATGTTACACTCAAAGCAAGTAGCCCCCTTGGGCATCAAGGGGCTGTAAATTACGGGAGGGTAGCTACTACTTCCGTGCCTCAGTCGCCTATGTACCAGTTCAGACATCTTGGCTAAGATCTCTGAAGCTTGAGGGACCATTGTGATATCTTGGGGAAAAGCAAACTGAGAGAGGAAAGGGCCCACAGGGAAAGAAGGCCCAATATTAGGCTGAACTGGAGATGAGGCAAGTCTTGGGCTAGAGGGCTCAGACTTTATTTTTGTGTAAGAAAAGCTTTGTTTATTTGCTGTAGGCTGTATCTCTGGTCTCTGGTTAGTGAGAAAGAGCTGAGTCTTTTTCTCACACTTGTCCAGCTCCGTGTCAGAGCTTGCATCTTTAGTCTGCATGGCCTTTTGGCTCCGGGGGAGTTCGCTTCTGGTCAACAAGTCAGTGGCTGGCTGCAAGCTGTCTTCGGTGCCACTTGGAGAGTGTTCCACATCACCTTCTCTGTGAAGTTTGCCTCCGGGGACATGGAGCTCCTGGTGCTGCAGTAATTCCCGCTGAGTCTGGAAGCCGAAGTGGCAGTGATTGCATCGGAAGGCAGCTTGTGTGAGGTGGGAGAACAGGTGCTGGTGAAAGGTGATCACAGAATCAGCAGTGTAGCTACAGACGGTGCATTTTAGACTAGCACCAGTGGGGAGGAATTCTTCCATTTTCACTCCTAGAGAGATATACAAAATTAGAATACTGAGAACCAAGTGTGTTGGTTTGCTAATGATACAAGTCTTTACTAATGACCTAATGTGTCTTCAACACAGCAGGAATGAACTGACATCTTTTGGAATCTGATTTGtaatattaacttttaaaataagaatattgaCATCTTTCACCATGTGTGGTAATAGTAATAGCACTTTATAGTTTCCAAAGCGCTTTTC is a window of Manis pentadactyla isolate mManPen7 chromosome 3, mManPen7.hap1, whole genome shotgun sequence DNA encoding:
- the ZFPM2 gene encoding zinc finger protein ZFPM2 isoform X3, yielding MSRRKQSKPRQIKRDEEGVQEAAESDGDTQAEKPGPPGVETGDWDGPGELEVFQKDGERKIQSRQQLPVGTTWGPFTGKMDLNNNSLKTKAQVPMVLTAGPKWLLDVTWQGVEDNKNNCIVYSKGGQLWCTTTKAISEGEELIAFVVDFDSRLQAASQMTLTEGMYPARLLDSIQLLPQQAAMASILPTAIVNKDIFPCKSCGIWYRSERNLQAHLMYYCSGRQREAAPVSEENEDSSPQISSLCPFPQCTKSFSNARALEMHLNSHSGVKMEEFLPTGASLKCTVCSYTADSVITFHQHLFSHLTQAAFRCNHCHFGFQTQRELLQHQELHVPGGKLHREGDVEHSPSGTEDSLQPATDLLTRSELPRSQKAMQTKDASSDTELDKCEKKTQLFLTNQRPEIQPTANKQSFSYTKIKSEPSSPRLASSPVQPNIGPSFPVGPFLSQFAFPQDITMVPQASEILAKMSELVHRRLRHGSSSYPPVIYSPLMPKGATCFECNITFNNLDNYLVHKKHYCSSRWQQMAKSPEFPGVSEKMPEAVSPNAGQTSINLLNPAAHSADPENPLLPTSSCINSSTVLDLIGPSGKGHDKDFSAQAKKLSTSNSNDDKINGKPVDVKNASVPLVDGESDPNKTTCEACNITFSRHETYMVHKQYYCATRHDPPLKRSASNKVPAMQRTMRTRKRRKMYEMCLPEQDQRPPLVQQRFLDVANLSNPCTSTQEPTDGLGECYHPRCDIFPGIVSKHLETSLTINKCAPVSKCDTTHSSVSCLEMDVPIDLSKKCLSQSERTTTSPKRLLDYHECTVCKISFNKVENYLAHKQNFCPVTAHQRNDLGQLDSKVFPNPESERNSPDVSYERSIIKCEKNGSLKQPSPNGNLFSSHLATLQGLKVFSEAAQLIATKESKHLFLPQCLYPGAIKKAKGADQLSPYYGIKPGDYVSGSLVIHNMDIEQSTNVENESPDGQAPSNGCAAPAKESLPLLPKNRGMVIVNGGLKPDERPTATPQQENISQNPQREDGRKSPSWIPENPLTTNENVSPGIASAEEQLSSIAKGVNGSTQAPTSGKYCRLCDIQFNNLSNFITHKKFYCSSHAAEHVK
- the ZFPM2 gene encoding zinc finger protein ZFPM2 isoform X2, translating into MEEEEDECPSEETDIISKGDFPLEESFSTEFGPENLSCEEVEYFCSKGDEEGVQEAAESDGDTQAEKPGPPGVETGDWDGPGELEVFQKDGERKIQSRQQLPVGTTWGPFTGKMDLNNNSLKTKAQVPMVLTAGPKWLLDVTWQGVEDNKNNCIVYSKGGQLWCTTTKAISEGEELIAFVVDFDSRLQAASQMTLTEGMYPARLLDSIQLLPQQAAMASILPTAIVNKDIFPCKSCGIWYRSERNLQAHLMYYCSGRQREAAPVSEENEDSSPQISSLCPFPQCTKSFSNARALEMHLNSHSGVKMEEFLPTGASLKCTVCSYTADSVITFHQHLFSHLTQAAFRCNHCHFGFQTQRELLQHQELHVPGGKLHREGDVEHSPSGTEDSLQPATDLLTRSELPRSQKAMQTKDASSDTELDKCEKKTQLFLTNQRPEIQPTANKQSFSYTKIKSEPSSPRLASSPVQPNIGPSFPVGPFLSQFAFPQDITMVPQASEILAKMSELVHRRLRHGSSSYPPVIYSPLMPKGATCFECNITFNNLDNYLVHKKHYCSSRWQQMAKSPEFPGVSEKMPEAVSPNAGQTSINLLNPAAHSADPENPLLPTSSCINSSTVLDLIGPSGKGHDKDFSAQAKKLSTSNSNDDKINGKPVDVKNASVPLVDGESDPNKTTCEACNITFSRHETYMVHKQYYCATRHDPPLKRSASNKVPAMQRTMRTRKRRKMYEMCLPEQDQRPPLVQQRFLDVANLSNPCTSTQEPTDGLGECYHPRCDIFPGIVSKHLETSLTINKCAPVSKCDTTHSSVSCLEMDVPIDLSKKCLSQSERTTTSPKRLLDYHECTVCKISFNKVENYLAHKQNFCPVTAHQRNDLGQLDSKVFPNPESERNSPDVSYERSIIKCEKNGSLKQPSPNGNLFSSHLATLQGLKVFSEAAQLIATKESKHLFLPQCLYPGAIKKAKGADQLSPYYGIKPGDYVSGSLVIHNMDIEQSTNVENESPDGQAPSNGCAAPAKESLPLLPKNRGMVIVNGGLKPDERPTATPQQENISQNPQREDGRKSPSWIPENPLTTNENVSPGIASAEEQLSSIAKGVNGSTQAPTSGKYCRLCDIQFNNLSNFITHKKFYCSSHAAEHVK
- the ZFPM2 gene encoding zinc finger protein ZFPM2 isoform X1, producing the protein MSRRKQSKPRQIKRPLEDAMEEEEDECPSEETDIISKGDFPLEESFSTEFGPENLSCEEVEYFCSKGDEEGVQEAAESDGDTQAEKPGPPGVETGDWDGPGELEVFQKDGERKIQSRQQLPVGTTWGPFTGKMDLNNNSLKTKAQVPMVLTAGPKWLLDVTWQGVEDNKNNCIVYSKGGQLWCTTTKAISEGEELIAFVVDFDSRLQAASQMTLTEGMYPARLLDSIQLLPQQAAMASILPTAIVNKDIFPCKSCGIWYRSERNLQAHLMYYCSGRQREAAPVSEENEDSSPQISSLCPFPQCTKSFSNARALEMHLNSHSGVKMEEFLPTGASLKCTVCSYTADSVITFHQHLFSHLTQAAFRCNHCHFGFQTQRELLQHQELHVPGGKLHREGDVEHSPSGTEDSLQPATDLLTRSELPRSQKAMQTKDASSDTELDKCEKKTQLFLTNQRPEIQPTANKQSFSYTKIKSEPSSPRLASSPVQPNIGPSFPVGPFLSQFAFPQDITMVPQASEILAKMSELVHRRLRHGSSSYPPVIYSPLMPKGATCFECNITFNNLDNYLVHKKHYCSSRWQQMAKSPEFPGVSEKMPEAVSPNAGQTSINLLNPAAHSADPENPLLPTSSCINSSTVLDLIGPSGKGHDKDFSAQAKKLSTSNSNDDKINGKPVDVKNASVPLVDGESDPNKTTCEACNITFSRHETYMVHKQYYCATRHDPPLKRSASNKVPAMQRTMRTRKRRKMYEMCLPEQDQRPPLVQQRFLDVANLSNPCTSTQEPTDGLGECYHPRCDIFPGIVSKHLETSLTINKCAPVSKCDTTHSSVSCLEMDVPIDLSKKCLSQSERTTTSPKRLLDYHECTVCKISFNKVENYLAHKQNFCPVTAHQRNDLGQLDSKVFPNPESERNSPDVSYERSIIKCEKNGSLKQPSPNGNLFSSHLATLQGLKVFSEAAQLIATKESKHLFLPQCLYPGAIKKAKGADQLSPYYGIKPGDYVSGSLVIHNMDIEQSTNVENESPDGQAPSNGCAAPAKESLPLLPKNRGMVIVNGGLKPDERPTATPQQENISQNPQREDGRKSPSWIPENPLTTNENVSPGIASAEEQLSSIAKGVNGSTQAPTSGKYCRLCDIQFNNLSNFITHKKFYCSSHAAEHVK